One Streptomyces sp. NBC_00554 DNA segment encodes these proteins:
- a CDS encoding sensor histidine kinase, with protein sequence MLRKISWLIRAGAYVLVGTGIFGWSSFGPVALPVTVTAFALTGLLMCAWAVLDLRGREDAGWRPSPALPYLLGAIAVLAGGASGVPDATSLVALAALAVLDAGSEASLLAGWAVAGAGALAIEIGALIAGAGTGVVLGSPLILLVALLSGRNRRAYRVQAEQAAAMLAQVEQLRAEQRQVAVLDERTRIAREIHDVLAHSLGALGIQIQAARALLTDHGDIERAAGLLGVAQRIASDGLTETRRAVHALRADTVPLDEELAKMAAEHRQRHSTDVQFTVEGDPVPLPPEQTLALVRTAQESLTNTAKHAPHQPVTLLLSYQDDDVTLTIGNPLTDSPAGPAFHTVDGGYGLTGMRERLLLLGGALSAGAESGRWAVTARVPR encoded by the coding sequence GTGCTGCGCAAGATCTCCTGGCTCATTCGCGCGGGCGCCTACGTCCTGGTGGGCACGGGAATCTTCGGCTGGTCGTCCTTCGGGCCGGTGGCGCTGCCTGTCACCGTCACCGCGTTCGCCCTCACCGGGCTGCTGATGTGTGCCTGGGCGGTGCTCGACCTCCGCGGCCGCGAGGACGCCGGGTGGCGGCCGTCGCCCGCACTGCCCTACCTCCTCGGCGCGATCGCAGTCCTCGCGGGTGGCGCGTCCGGAGTGCCCGACGCCACCTCGCTGGTCGCGCTCGCCGCACTGGCCGTGCTCGACGCCGGCAGCGAAGCGTCCCTGCTCGCGGGATGGGCGGTCGCCGGTGCCGGGGCGCTCGCCATCGAGATCGGCGCACTGATCGCCGGGGCCGGCACCGGCGTAGTGCTCGGCTCACCGCTGATCCTGCTGGTCGCCCTGCTCAGTGGCCGCAACCGCCGTGCCTACCGGGTCCAGGCCGAGCAGGCCGCGGCGATGCTCGCCCAGGTCGAGCAACTCCGCGCCGAGCAGCGCCAGGTGGCCGTACTCGACGAGCGCACCCGGATCGCCCGCGAGATCCACGACGTGCTCGCCCACTCGCTCGGCGCCCTCGGCATCCAGATCCAGGCGGCCCGCGCCCTGCTGACCGACCACGGCGACATCGAACGGGCCGCCGGTCTCCTCGGCGTCGCCCAGCGCATCGCCTCCGACGGCCTCACCGAGACCCGCCGGGCCGTGCACGCCCTGCGCGCCGACACCGTCCCACTGGACGAGGAGCTGGCCAAGATGGCGGCCGAGCACCGGCAGCGGCACAGCACGGACGTACAGTTCACCGTCGAGGGCGACCCGGTCCCGCTGCCCCCGGAGCAGACGCTGGCCCTGGTGCGTACGGCTCAGGAGTCGCTCACCAACACCGCCAAGCACGCGCCCCACCAGCCGGTGACGCTGCTCCTGAGCTACCAGGACGACGACGTGACACTCACCATCGGCAACCCGCTCACCGACTCCCCGGCCGGACCGGCCTTCCACACCGTCGACGGCGGCTACGGCCTCACCGGGATGCGCGAACGACTGCTGCTGCTCGGCGGCGCCCTTTCCGCGGGAGCGGAGAGCGGACGCTGGGCCGTGACCGCGAGGGTGCCGCGATGA
- a CDS encoding response regulator, with amino-acid sequence MSAGRPLRVIVADDQASVREGLVLMLGLLPDIDVVASAANGEEALALVAEHRPDAILLDLHMPVMDGTETTRRLTADHPEVAIVVLTTFADDRSVLDTLRAGARSYLTKDADRLHIAQTLRSAASGLAVLDPQVQATLLAATTPPPAAAAPETVPVPAADREPPDHLTQREAEILTLIARGLTNTEIATTLFLSNNTVKTHINRIFAKTASRDRVAATRYARDHGMG; translated from the coding sequence ATGAGCGCCGGGAGACCGCTGCGGGTGATCGTCGCCGACGACCAGGCCAGCGTCCGCGAGGGCCTCGTCCTGATGCTCGGACTGTTGCCGGACATCGACGTCGTCGCCTCGGCCGCCAACGGCGAGGAAGCCCTCGCGCTGGTCGCCGAGCACCGCCCCGACGCCATCCTCCTCGATCTCCACATGCCGGTCATGGACGGCACCGAGACCACTCGGCGGCTCACCGCGGACCACCCCGAAGTGGCGATCGTCGTCCTGACGACGTTCGCCGACGACCGCTCGGTGCTGGACACGCTCCGCGCCGGGGCCCGCAGCTACCTGACCAAGGACGCCGACCGCCTGCACATCGCCCAGACGCTGCGCAGCGCCGCGAGCGGACTCGCCGTCCTCGACCCCCAGGTGCAGGCCACACTGCTGGCCGCGACCACCCCGCCGCCGGCCGCCGCCGCGCCCGAGACGGTCCCGGTCCCCGCCGCCGACCGTGAACCGCCCGACCACCTCACCCAGCGCGAGGCGGAGATCCTCACCCTCATCGCCCGTGGTCTGACGAACACCGAGATCGCGACGACGCTCTTCCTGAGCAACAACACGGTCAAGACCCACATCAACCGCATCTTCGCCAAGACCGCCTCACGCGACCGCGTCGCCGCGACCCGCTACGCCCGCGACCACGGCATGGGCTGA
- a CDS encoding dipeptidase → MSSNPVAETVASLMPRAKAELTELVAFKSVADFDQYPKSESEGAANWVADALRAEGFQDVALLDTPDGTQSVYGFLPGPEGAKTVLLYAHYDVQPPLDEAAWVSPPFELTERDGRWYGRGSADCKGGFVMHLLALRALKANGGVPVHVKVIVEGSEEQGTGGLERYAEEHPELLTADTIVIGDAGNFRAGLPTVTSTLRGMTLVRLQVDTLEGNLHSGQFGGAAPDALAALIRVLDSLRAEDGSTTVDGLADDAVWDGLQYEEEAFRADAKVLDGVELIGSGTVADRIWARPAVTVLGIDCPPVVGATPSVQAGARALISLRVPPGMDAAEATKLLEAHVLAHTPWGARVSTEQIGQGQAFRADTSTPAYASMAEAMSVAYDGQEMQYAGMGGSIPLCNTLAALYPQTEILLIGLSEPEAQIHAANESVSPDELERLSVAEALFLRTYAAS, encoded by the coding sequence ATGTCGTCGAATCCGGTCGCCGAGACCGTTGCCTCCCTGATGCCCAGGGCGAAGGCGGAGCTCACCGAGCTGGTGGCCTTCAAGTCGGTGGCGGACTTCGATCAATACCCCAAGAGCGAGAGCGAGGGCGCCGCGAACTGGGTCGCCGACGCACTGCGCGCCGAGGGTTTCCAGGACGTGGCGCTGCTCGACACCCCCGACGGCACGCAGTCGGTGTACGGCTTCCTGCCCGGCCCCGAGGGCGCGAAGACCGTTCTGCTGTACGCGCACTACGACGTGCAGCCGCCGCTGGACGAGGCGGCCTGGGTGTCGCCGCCGTTCGAGCTGACGGAGCGCGACGGCCGCTGGTACGGGCGTGGCAGCGCCGACTGCAAGGGCGGCTTCGTGATGCATCTCCTCGCGCTGCGTGCGCTGAAGGCGAACGGCGGCGTGCCCGTGCACGTCAAGGTGATCGTCGAGGGTTCGGAGGAGCAGGGCACGGGCGGTCTGGAGCGGTACGCCGAGGAGCACCCCGAGCTGCTGACCGCCGACACCATCGTGATCGGCGACGCCGGGAACTTCCGGGCCGGTCTGCCGACGGTGACCTCGACACTGCGCGGCATGACCCTCGTACGCCTCCAGGTGGACACCCTCGAAGGGAACCTGCACTCGGGCCAGTTCGGTGGCGCGGCCCCCGACGCGCTGGCCGCGCTGATCCGCGTACTGGACTCGCTGCGGGCCGAGGACGGTTCGACGACCGTCGACGGGCTGGCCGACGACGCCGTGTGGGACGGCCTCCAGTACGAGGAGGAGGCGTTCCGTGCGGACGCCAAGGTGCTCGACGGGGTGGAACTCATCGGCTCCGGAACGGTCGCCGACCGCATCTGGGCGCGTCCGGCGGTCACCGTCCTCGGCATCGACTGCCCGCCGGTCGTCGGCGCGACCCCGTCCGTGCAGGCGGGCGCCCGTGCGCTGATCAGCCTGCGGGTGCCGCCGGGCATGGACGCGGCCGAGGCGACCAAACTTCTTGAGGCCCACGTGCTGGCGCACACGCCGTGGGGCGCGCGAGTGAGCACCGAGCAGATCGGCCAGGGGCAGGCGTTCCGCGCCGACACCTCCACCCCCGCATACGCGTCGATGGCCGAGGCGATGTCGGTCGCGTACGACGGTCAGGAAATGCAGTACGCGGGCATGGGCGGCTCCATCCCGCTCTGCAACACCCTCGCCGCCCTGTACCCGCAGACCGAGATCCTCCTCATCGGCCTCAGCGAGCCGGAGGCACAAATCCACGCGGCGAACGAGAGCGTCTCCCCGGACGAGTTGGAGCGCCTCTCGGTCGCGGAGGCACTCTTCCTGCGGACCTACGCGGCGAGTTGA